A genomic region of Alnus glutinosa chromosome 11, dhAlnGlut1.1, whole genome shotgun sequence contains the following coding sequences:
- the LOC133882343 gene encoding S-type anion channel SLAH1-like, with protein MDDQTQSQPQIEITIDHAPTTDTAQPHCEPLTIIIRRSSSLILTKFHAGHFRISLSLCSQALLWKTLGEPTNDAHAFRRVLSMLPSTAFHLLWSLALFTLLFQSLVYILRCLFRFEMVKNEFFNHVGVNYLFAPSISWLLLLQSSRFIVPSTIYYKIFWCASVVPIVVLDVKIYGQWFTKGPWLLSTMANPASQLSVIGNFVAAGAAAPMGWRECALCMFSLGITHYLVLFVTLYQRLSGSSDLPVMLRPVFFLFIATPSIASLAWESISGNFDVSSKMLFFLSLFLFMSLVCRPALFKRSMRKFNVAWWAYPFPLTVLAVASTKYAQEVRGARTNGLMLLLSLLSVLVSLALLIITALTSHKLASSPVCSNSQS; from the exons ATGGATGATCAGACACAATCTCAACCCCAAATCGAGATCACCATTGATCATGCACCGACGACAGACACCGCGCAACCACATTGCGAACCTTTGACCATCATCATCAGACGATCCTCATCACTCATCTTAACTAAATTTCATGCCGGCCACTTCAGGATTAGCCTGTCTCTCTGCAGCCAGGCCTTACTGTGGAAAACCCTCGGAGAGCCGACCAACGACGCACATGCTTTCCGGCGGGTGCTTTCAATGCTACCCTCCACGGCTTTCCATCTCTTATGGTCACTGGCTCTATTTACCCTACTTTTCCAATCCCTTGTTTATATTCTAAGATGTTTGTTTCGCTTCGAAATGGTTAAGAACGAGTTTTTCAACCATGTGGGAGTGAATTACTTGTTTGCTCCATCAATTTCATGGCTCCTTTTGCTCCAATCATCGCGCTTCATTGTTCCGAGCACTATCTACTATAAAATATTTTGGTGCGCGTCTGTTGTCCCGATAGTGGTGCTAGATGTTAAGATCTACGGCCAGTGGTTTACGAAAGGGCCGTGGCTGTTATCGACTATGGCTAATCCGGCCAGTCAATTGTCGGTGATCGGGAACTTCGTGGCGGCGGGGGCGGCGGCGCCAATGGGGTGGAGAGAGTGTGCGCTGTGCATGTTTTCGTTGGGCATCACACATTATTTGGTGCTGTTTGTCACGCTATATCAGAGGCTATCTGGGAGCAGCGACCTGCCGGTAATGCTCAGGCCAGTGTTCTTTTTGTTCATTGCGACTCCAAGCATCGCAAGTTTGGCGTGGGAGTCCATTTCTGGGAACTTCGATGTCTCATCCAAGAtgctcttctttctctctctcttcctattCATGTCCTTG GTTTGTAGGCCAGCCCTATTCAAAAGATCAATGAGGAAGTTCAACGTAGCCTGGTGGGCTTACCCGTTCCCTTTGACGGTGCTGGCAGTGGCTTCAACCAAATACGCGCAGGAGGTGAGGGGTGCCAGAACAAATGGCTTGATGCTTCTACTCTCACTGCTCTCAGTTTTGGTGTCTTTGGCCTTACTTATTATCACTGCACTCACTTCTCACAAATTAGCTAGCAGTCCGGTTTGTTCAAACTCCCAATCCTAG